A region of Actinobacillus porcitonsillarum DNA encodes the following proteins:
- a CDS encoding TonB-dependent siderophore receptor codes for MKFKHSVIYTALFILPTIAQAETANEAALEQVDVVSQFEKAKAAGDKQKEIVNLSLLGRQTAFTSPIAVVNYDEKAFEDKSPRNIVDVIAKTDASVMNFGGETNTLSGVYVRNLQLDMRQVSVNGLAGLYSTYNSPTAGVASAQIIKGASTATTGMDPEGSAGAAMNIETKRATDEDINKIGFGWFSNNRLQETFDFGRRFGANKEWGIRINGKYRDGDTARENYDELAKEIAIGADYRGEKLRVGVDYMHNKRDTNGGRARLQDMQNLTYTVPSAPNGKTNLNPAWIGQRTEDETIMGTFEYDLPYGMMLSGGIGHMESKYSGAFGQITSIKQNGDFNVSGIRGIDFRSRTTSGNLKLEGELETGAVKHNWNVAYDEVQRQRDHDQSAKTNGSIKGGSIYSPSFTELKNFNLTPTEQGTDTKLTARSFALSDTLGFIENSLRLTLGGRFQWIKQYDKSENTTLKADRFSPMVTLAYVPNPNLVVYGNYLEDLEPGNADPDTGEMNSPRVSKQIEVGVRKNWQDWLTSTLSVYQISRPGIIRGAKGSTLADQAGKEHGKERNRGVELNVYASLLDNTLRPALGLTYNQAKVFDFPTYKDVIVDGVQVTSPRWIAKAGVEWDTPFIQNLTLNAALQYYGKSYQDTAANYKLPSYTTVDLGAKYVVRVAEKQHLTLRAGVDNLFNKHYWQVQRGLYDRSFAVLGMPRTYWANMEYSF; via the coding sequence ATGAAATTCAAACACAGTGTCATTTATACGGCGTTATTTATTCTTCCAACCATTGCACAGGCTGAAACAGCTAATGAGGCTGCACTTGAACAGGTTGATGTTGTTTCACAATTTGAAAAAGCAAAAGCAGCAGGCGATAAACAGAAAGAAATCGTTAATTTAAGTTTATTGGGACGCCAAACTGCATTTACTTCGCCTATTGCGGTGGTTAACTATGATGAAAAAGCATTTGAAGATAAATCACCTCGTAACATTGTTGATGTGATTGCGAAAACAGATGCTTCTGTGATGAATTTTGGTGGCGAAACGAATACCCTTTCAGGCGTTTATGTTCGCAATTTACAGCTTGATATGCGTCAAGTGAGTGTAAACGGTTTAGCAGGGCTATATTCTACCTATAACTCTCCAACAGCAGGTGTTGCTTCTGCTCAAATCATTAAAGGCGCATCTACGGCAACAACAGGTATGGATCCAGAAGGTTCAGCCGGTGCGGCAATGAACATTGAAACCAAACGTGCCACCGATGAAGATATTAACAAAATTGGTTTTGGTTGGTTTAGTAATAACCGCTTGCAAGAGACTTTTGATTTTGGTCGCCGTTTTGGGGCAAATAAAGAGTGGGGGATCCGCATTAACGGGAAATACCGTGATGGCGATACTGCTCGTGAGAACTATGATGAATTAGCTAAAGAAATTGCAATTGGTGCAGATTATCGAGGTGAGAAATTACGTGTCGGCGTAGATTATATGCATAATAAGCGTGATACAAATGGCGGTCGTGCAAGACTTCAAGATATGCAAAATCTGACTTACACCGTGCCTTCCGCACCAAATGGCAAAACCAACCTTAACCCGGCTTGGATTGGGCAGCGTACAGAAGATGAAACCATTATGGGGACATTCGAGTATGATTTACCTTATGGCATGATGCTTTCAGGGGGGATTGGTCATATGGAGTCGAAATACTCTGGTGCATTTGGGCAAATTACCTCAATTAAACAAAATGGCGACTTTAACGTTTCAGGTATTCGTGGCATTGATTTCCGCTCAAGAACCACAAGCGGTAATTTAAAATTAGAAGGCGAGTTAGAAACTGGTGCAGTGAAACATAACTGGAATGTGGCGTATGATGAAGTGCAACGTCAGCGTGATCACGACCAAAGTGCGAAAACTAATGGCTCTATTAAAGGCGGCTCAATTTACAGCCCTTCATTTACAGAATTGAAAAATTTTAATTTAACGCCAACAGAACAAGGTACAGATACAAAATTAACCGCAAGAAGTTTTGCTTTATCAGATACGCTTGGCTTTATTGAAAACTCGCTTCGATTAACGTTAGGTGGACGTTTCCAATGGATTAAACAGTACGATAAAAGTGAGAACACAACGCTAAAAGCGGATCGTTTTAGCCCAATGGTTACGCTAGCTTATGTGCCAAACCCAAACCTTGTTGTATATGGTAACTATTTAGAAGATTTGGAACCGGGTAATGCCGATCCGGATACAGGCGAGATGAATAGCCCGCGTGTGAGCAAACAAATTGAAGTCGGTGTTCGTAAAAACTGGCAAGATTGGCTAACTTCTACATTAAGCGTTTATCAAATTTCACGCCCGGGGATTATTCGTGGTGCGAAAGGAAGTACATTAGCAGATCAGGCAGGTAAGGAACACGGGAAAGAACGTAACCGTGGCGTAGAACTTAATGTGTATGCAAGTTTATTGGATAATACCTTACGCCCAGCGTTAGGTTTAACTTACAACCAAGCGAAAGTTTTTGATTTCCCAACTTATAAAGATGTGATTGTTGATGGCGTTCAAGTAACAAGCCCTCGTTGGATTGCTAAAGCTGGGGTAGAGTGGGATACGCCATTTATCCAAAATTTAACATTAAATGCAGCGTTACAGTATTATGGCAAATCGTATCAAGATACGGCGGCAAATTATAAATTGCCTTCATATACTACGGTTGATCTTGGTGCCAAATATGTTGTACGAGTGGCAGAAAAACAACATTTAACGCTACGTGCGGGCGTAGATAACCTCTTCAATAAACATTATTGGCAGGTACAACGTGGTCTATATGACCGTAGTTTTGCCGTGTTAGGTATGCCACGTACTTATTGGGCGAATATGGAGTACTCATTCTAG
- a CDS encoding sugar transporter, whose amino-acid sequence MISRQSYRRLSLLRVLAFSLSAFIFNTTEFVPVALLSDIAASFQMETATTGLMITVYAWVVFLFSLPLMLLTAKMERKSLLIKLFILFIASHILSVFAWNFWVLLISRIGIAFAHAVFWSITASLVIRVAPKDKKQQALGLLALGSSLAMILGLPLGRMIGQMLDWRSTFAVIGVIAFIVMLVMWKLLPHLPSQNAGSLSSLPILFKRPMLVGIYLLVAVIISGHFTGYSYIEPFVMNISRISPEMATVVLLVFGLAGILASMLFGRLYAKSPRIFISSAILLISFMQLLLLPLGHYEWVLFPLVFIWGVGITAVSIALQMKVLQLAPDATDVATAIYSGIYNIGIGSGALIGSVVMNKIGLAEIGFVGGGLALIGLLWFRHISLKFEQK is encoded by the coding sequence ATGATTTCACGACAATCTTATCGCCGGCTTTCTTTATTAAGAGTGCTGGCGTTTTCACTTTCAGCTTTTATTTTTAATACAACAGAATTTGTGCCTGTAGCATTACTCTCAGATATAGCAGCGAGTTTCCAAATGGAAACCGCAACCACGGGGTTGATGATTACAGTGTATGCGTGGGTAGTATTTTTGTTTTCTCTGCCATTGATGTTGCTTACCGCTAAAATGGAGCGTAAAAGTTTACTGATTAAGCTCTTTATTTTGTTTATAGCGAGTCATATTTTGTCGGTATTTGCTTGGAATTTCTGGGTTCTCTTGATTTCTCGTATTGGTATTGCTTTTGCTCATGCGGTATTTTGGTCAATTACTGCATCGTTAGTTATTCGTGTTGCGCCTAAAGATAAAAAACAGCAAGCCTTAGGTTTATTAGCGTTGGGTAGCTCTCTAGCCATGATTTTAGGTCTGCCTTTAGGCAGAATGATTGGGCAGATGTTAGATTGGCGTTCGACCTTTGCGGTAATAGGTGTTATTGCCTTTATTGTGATGTTAGTGATGTGGAAATTATTGCCTCATCTACCAAGCCAAAATGCAGGATCGCTATCAAGCTTACCGATTTTATTTAAACGACCAATGCTTGTCGGAATTTACCTTTTGGTTGCAGTAATTATTTCGGGACATTTCACAGGGTATAGTTATATTGAACCTTTTGTGATGAACATTAGCCGAATCTCGCCTGAGATGGCGACAGTTGTGTTATTAGTTTTTGGGCTGGCAGGTATTTTGGCTAGCATGTTGTTTGGTCGTTTATATGCAAAATCGCCTCGCATATTTATCAGTAGCGCAATTTTGTTGATTAGCTTTATGCAACTACTATTATTGCCACTCGGACATTATGAGTGGGTTCTTTTCCCTCTAGTTTTCATTTGGGGTGTGGGCATTACTGCCGTGAGTATTGCACTACAAATGAAAGTGTTGCAATTAGCACCAGATGCAACAGATGTAGCCACCGCCATTTATTCAGGGATTTATAATATCGGTATTGGTTCCGGTGCGTTAATTGGAAGTGTTGTCATGAATAAAATTGGCTTAGCCGAGATTGGCTTTGTTGGTGGTGGATTAGCGTTGATTGGACTGTTATGGTTTAGACATATTTCATTGAAATTTGAACAGAAGTAA